A stretch of DNA from Candidatus Zixiibacteriota bacterium:
CATATATGCTCCAACTGTGGGTATTATGGTGGCCGCGAAGCAATTTCACCCAAAAAGTCAGATTAACTTCGTATCCTTTTAAGCAATATGTCCGTTAGAATCGCTGTCGACACAATGGGAGGTGACCTCGGGCCCCGCGAGATCATCAGTGGAGTGATGCAGTATCTGTCGAATCACGCCTCTGACGACACAGAAATTGTCTTGGTAGGCCGCCAGCATGAACTCGCCTCTCTGCTAGCTGATCTGAAACCTCAGAGCAGTAGGATTATGATCAAAAACGCGACTGATGTCATTACTATGGATTCACCCCCAACGGATGGGATCAGGAAGAAGGAGTCTTCGCTGGTGATATCTCACGGATTGCTGAAGCGGGGTGAAGTCGCTGCAGTGATATCAACAGGCAACACCGGCGCCGTAATGGCATCGGCGATCTTCAATCTAGGGCGACTTGATGGCGTGTCGCGACCTGCGATTGCCACGCTATTTCCTACGGCATCAGACAAGCCATGTCTGGTTCTCGATGTCGGCGCTAATTCTGATTGCAAGGTACACAACCTAATAGAATTCGCGCATATGGGCTCTATCTACTACAGCTATATGTACGACAACAAGAGCCCCAGACTTGCGCTTCTCTCCATTGGAGAGGAGAGGACTAAGGGCAATGACGTGACGATTGAGACACACCGCCAACTGACGGACAATTCTCTGAATTTCGTGGGCAATATCGAGGGGAGAGATGTTCTGAAGGGTCAGGCTGATGTTGTTGTGTGTGATGGTTTCGTCGGCAATATAATTCTGAAATTCGCGGAATCTATCAAGTCGTTCATATTCGACAAGTTTAAGGCACAGGTTTCCGCGAATGTCTTTTCGAGAGCGGGTGCCGCGCTGATGGCGCCATTTCTCCGCAGGTTGAAGAAGACATTCGATTACGCCGAATATGGTGGCGCACCGTTGCTCGGAATCAACGGGGTGACCATTATCTGTCATGGGGCTTCAAATGCACGCGCAGTTTCCAATGCTATCAAGATGGCGAGGGAGATGGTCATTAGAAGGGTGAACGAACACATAGGTAAGGAACTGGCTGGTATGAAGAAGGCTGTGAGATTGAAGGGAAACGGTAGTGAATAGACTAAAAGCTGTCATCACGGGGATTGGCTCCTATGCTCCTTCAAGGGTGATGACAAATGCCGACTTTGAGAAAATAGTCGATACATCTGATGAGTGGATTGTCAGCAGAACAGGCATCACCGAGCGACGCATCAAGGATGACGGTGTCGGTGTGTCGGATTTGGCGCTTGAGGCGAGCAAAGTCGCTCTGGATCGAGCGGGATTAACTGCACAGGACTTGGATCTGATCCTTTTTGGTACAGTTACTCCCGACTATCCGGTCCCGTCGGCAGCTTGCATTCTGCAGGAGAAGATGGGTGCCTTCCAGGCTCCGGCGATGGATATCGGTGCGGCCTGTGCGAGCTTCATATACGG
This window harbors:
- the plsX gene encoding phosphate acyltransferase PlsX, with product MSVRIAVDTMGGDLGPREIISGVMQYLSNHASDDTEIVLVGRQHELASLLADLKPQSSRIMIKNATDVITMDSPPTDGIRKKESSLVISHGLLKRGEVAAVISTGNTGAVMASAIFNLGRLDGVSRPAIATLFPTASDKPCLVLDVGANSDCKVHNLIEFAHMGSIYYSYMYDNKSPRLALLSIGEERTKGNDVTIETHRQLTDNSLNFVGNIEGRDVLKGQADVVVCDGFVGNIILKFAESIKSFIFDKFKAQVSANVFSRAGAALMAPFLRRLKKTFDYAEYGGAPLLGINGVTIICHGASNARAVSNAIKMAREMVIRRVNEHIGKELAGMKKAVRLKGNGSE